From the genome of Gemmatimonadota bacterium, one region includes:
- a CDS encoding glutamine amidotransferase: protein MIDSILYALGLIGGSEHLSFRTTIPVWVIVLFTLSVAGLVVLFYRRMPVATSTPMKTMLTTLKILPLLLVVFCLMEPVIVSSEVSPRRGFLLMLFDDSGSMGIQDATRGLSRVEAVKRRFGDDGLLEELAAQFRLRSYRFADRTERVPGIGELDASGTATDMAGALAQAAGEFRDLPVAAVVLVTDGADNTGTGTDKLANAAAYLASQDTPVHAVGVGRERIDRDVEILKVAASDRVTEGTITDLVVTLRSSGYSGRSVDLNIREGGRVVQTVPVRLGGDGDIQRVQVFLSPESPGILEYSAEVAPQNAETIAENNAQAFLLDNRSKTGRVLYVEGYPRREFKFIRRALEEDPRIDLVSIVRISPDGRIYRQGIRDPQRELTAGYPRSREELFAYDAVVFGDVEADWFTPEQLRLTEAFVSDRGGGFLMIGGLSAFREGGYAGTPIEDLLPVRLTGEDWAMGIVDHAFLLEPAAEGIDHPLLRFGSTREENSAIWSELPELMGYNRIGGAKPGAAVLAIDPKADALEGSNVVLAVQRYGRGRSMAFTGFSTWRWQMHLPSEDQSHERFWRQMIRWISLYAPGRVSVATDRTNYAGHEPVIIESRLFDQEFEPVDGAEVWADITGPAGRTEAVRLERILGRNGLYSGEFRPALGGTHRVEVSVRSGDGELLRDQTGFTVAPSATEFTNAGLRREELERLAASTGGTYLPLSDAGQLTELIAPVEDTATSIRERDLRDAPFLFAAILLFLSAEWFLRRQKGLS from the coding sequence CCATGCTCACCACGCTGAAGATCCTGCCTCTGCTGCTGGTCGTGTTCTGTCTCATGGAACCCGTCATCGTGTCGTCGGAGGTCTCGCCCCGCAGGGGTTTCCTCCTGATGCTGTTCGACGACTCCGGGAGCATGGGCATTCAGGACGCAACGCGGGGCCTTTCGCGTGTGGAAGCGGTGAAGCGCCGGTTCGGGGATGATGGGCTGCTCGAGGAACTCGCCGCACAGTTCAGGCTGAGGTCCTACCGGTTCGCGGACCGGACCGAACGGGTCCCGGGTATCGGGGAACTGGACGCTTCCGGGACCGCGACGGACATGGCGGGAGCGCTCGCACAGGCCGCCGGCGAGTTCAGGGACCTGCCCGTGGCCGCCGTGGTGCTGGTGACCGACGGCGCGGACAATACGGGCACGGGTACGGACAAGCTGGCCAACGCGGCCGCATACCTCGCATCGCAGGACACGCCGGTCCATGCCGTGGGCGTCGGCCGGGAACGGATCGATCGGGACGTGGAGATTCTCAAGGTAGCCGCATCGGACCGGGTCACGGAAGGTACCATAACCGACCTGGTCGTCACCCTTCGCAGTTCGGGGTATTCGGGCCGGTCCGTCGACCTGAACATCAGGGAGGGCGGTCGCGTGGTCCAGACGGTACCCGTACGGCTGGGCGGAGACGGCGACATCCAGCGGGTCCAGGTCTTTCTCTCGCCGGAATCGCCGGGCATTCTCGAATACTCGGCCGAAGTCGCCCCGCAGAACGCGGAGACGATCGCGGAGAACAACGCGCAGGCCTTCCTGCTGGACAACCGGTCGAAAACCGGACGGGTCCTCTACGTGGAGGGATACCCCCGGAGAGAGTTCAAGTTCATTCGAAGAGCCCTGGAGGAAGACCCCAGGATCGATCTGGTCTCGATCGTCCGGATCTCACCGGACGGGAGGATCTACCGTCAGGGAATCCGGGATCCACAGCGGGAGCTGACAGCAGGATACCCCCGAAGCCGCGAGGAGCTGTTTGCCTATGACGCCGTCGTTTTCGGAGATGTCGAGGCAGACTGGTTCACGCCCGAGCAGTTGCGGCTCACCGAGGCCTTCGTGAGTGACCGCGGCGGCGGCTTCCTGATGATCGGCGGACTGAGTGCCTTCCGGGAAGGTGGGTACGCGGGAACGCCGATCGAGGACCTGCTGCCGGTTCGACTCACCGGCGAAGACTGGGCCATGGGCATCGTCGACCACGCCTTTCTCCTCGAACCGGCCGCGGAAGGGATCGACCATCCGCTGCTCCGTTTCGGGTCTACCCGGGAGGAAAACAGCGCGATCTGGAGCGAGTTGCCGGAACTGATGGGCTACAACCGGATCGGCGGTGCGAAACCCGGCGCCGCCGTGCTGGCGATTGACCCGAAGGCGGACGCGCTGGAAGGATCGAACGTGGTCCTGGCGGTTCAGCGTTATGGAAGAGGACGGTCCATGGCCTTTACCGGTTTCAGCACGTGGCGATGGCAGATGCATCTTCCGTCGGAAGACCAGTCGCACGAACGGTTCTGGCGCCAGATGATACGCTGGATCTCCCTGTACGCCCCCGGTCGGGTATCGGTCGCTACGGATCGGACGAACTACGCCGGACACGAGCCGGTCATTATCGAAAGCCGCTTGTTCGACCAGGAATTCGAACCGGTGGACGGCGCCGAAGTGTGGGCCGACATAACGGGCCCTGCCGGACGTACGGAGGCCGTGCGGCTCGAGCGGATCCTGGGAAGGAACGGACTGTACAGCGGCGAGTTCCGGCCCGCACTGGGCGGAACGCACAGGGTGGAGGTGTCGGTCCGTTCCGGAGATGGCGAGTTGCTGCGTGACCAGACCGGGTTTACCGTGGCCCCTTCGGCCACCGAATTCACGAACGCGGGGCTTCGCCGGGAAGAACTCGAAAGACTCGCGGCGTCCACGGGCGGCACGTACCTGCCGCTGTCCGATGCGGGACAGCTCACGGAACTGATCGCGCCTGTCGAGGATACGGCGACTTCGATCCGCGAGAGAGACCTGCGGGACGCCCCCTTCCTGTTCGCAGCGATTCTGCTCTTCCTGAGCGCCGAGTGGTTCCTGCGACGGCAGAAAGGACTTTCGTGA